The Myxococcales bacterium genome contains the following window.
GGGCGATGTCGGCAAAGAGCACGGCCCCAACCTCGTCGGCAATGTTCCGGAAGGCAGCAAAATCGATCGTGCGAGAGTAGGCCGTTGCCCCGCACTGGATCATTTTGGGTCGATGTTCGAGGGCCAGCTTGCGCAGTTCGTCGTAGTCGATGCACTCGTCTTCCCGACGCACGCCGTAGGGAACAATATTATATTGCTTGCCGGAAAAGTTGACCGGGCTGCCATGGGTGAGGTGTCCACCATGGTCGAGGTTCATCGCCAGAATCGTATCGCCGAGCTTGAGCGCAGCCTGGTAGACCGCTGCATTTGCGCCAGAACCCGAATGGGGTTGGACGTTTGCATGGTCGGCGCCGAACAAAAGCTTTGCGCGATCGATCGCGAGGGTCTCGACCTCGTCGACGAATTCACAGCCCCCGTAGTAACGCCGGCCCGGATAACCCTCCGCGTATTTGTTGGTCAGCGCGGTTCCCATGGCTTCGAGCACGGCCTCGGAGACGAAATTCTCCGACGCGATCAACTCGATCGAGAGCGCTTGACGACGGCTCTCGTGCCGAATCAGCTTTGAAATTTCTGCATCCACCACATCGATGTGGGGAGTTCGCGATGCATCGGTCCGAATCGGTTCTGCCATGATGTTCCTCTGTTTCCATTGCGTCGGTTGCTACGCCGGTCGTTGCGCCGGTTGTTGCGCCTTACCTTCGGAACTTCTCGTCGGGATAGGCATCGAAACTGCAGCGCGACAGGGACGCGGACGCGGCACGTTACAACATAGCGATCCAAATGGCGCCTGCCTGGGGCACCCGGGGATCAATCGCGAACGATACCGAATACCAGGGTGGCGTTGGTCCCGCCGAATCCGAACGAGTTCGAAAGCGCAACTTCGACCTGTAAGGCGCGCGCCTTTTCGCTGACATGGTCGAGGGCACACTCGGGATCCGGGTCGACCAGGTTGATCGTCGGCGGAAGGATCCCGGTCTGGAGCGCGCGCACGGTAAAGATCCCCTCCACGGCACCCGCTGCCCCCAGCAGATGGCCGGTCATCGACTTCGTCGCGGACACAGCCACATGATCGATCCATTTGCCGAAAACTCGGCGCAACGCGTGGACTTCGGGCGGATCACCGGCGGGCGTGCTGGTCGCATGGGCGTTCACGTGACCGACTTCTGAGGCGGAAACTCCGGCGTCCGCCAGGGCCAATTCCATGCA
Protein-coding sequences here:
- the glyA gene encoding serine hydroxymethyltransferase (catalyzes the reaction of glycine with 5,10-methylenetetrahydrofolate to form L-serine and tetrahydrofolate); the protein is MAEPIRTDASRTPHIDVVDAEISKLIRHESRRQALSIELIASENFVSEAVLEAMGTALTNKYAEGYPGRRYYGGCEFVDEVETLAIDRAKLLFGADHANVQPHSGSGANAAVYQAALKLGDTILAMNLDHGGHLTHGSPVNFSGKQYNIVPYGVRREDECIDYDELRKLALEHRPKMIQCGATAYSRTIDFAAFRNIADEVGAVLFADIA